One segment of Synchiropus splendidus isolate RoL2022-P1 chromosome 4, RoL_Sspl_1.0, whole genome shotgun sequence DNA contains the following:
- the creld2 gene encoding cysteine-rich with EGF-like domain protein 2 — protein MQSSSSEPRLVRLLLCVFVLVLLPPSYGKRDLKSACSTCQKITENFSKGFEKTTNQNFGGGNTAWEERKLSKYETSEIRLMEIMEDLCESSSFECNQMLEEHEELFETWWFKRKTKHPDLHKWFCIETIKVCCPKGTFGPDCNACVGGSEKPCHSNGVCDGDGTRGGDGKCSCNHGYKGEFCLDCSDGFYSQEKNDSFALCSECHESCITCNGATHQDCDECKAGWQEDDQEACVDVDECSRDTSPCKDDQFCLNSEGSFSCKACDKVCSSCIGPGPDKCQNCAAGYQNTDGTCTDVDECLQSDVCALPHRHCVNSRGSYSCICSNGYEEKDGECVEVVLQDEEENKEEDATNPHKEL, from the exons ATGCAGTCCAGCAGTAGCGAACCGCGACTAGTGCGGCTTCtgttgtgtgtctttgtcttAGTACTTTTACCTCCATCATACGGCAAACGGGATTTAAAAAGCGCCTGTTCAACATGTCAGAAAATCACAGAAAACTTCAGCAAG GGCTTTGAGAAGACGACGAACCAGAACTTTGGTGGAGGCAACACAGCCTGGGAAGAGAGGAAACTGTCCAAATATGAGACGAG TGAGATTCGTCTGATGGAGATCATGGAGGACCTGTGTGAGAGCAGCAGTTTCGAGTGCAACCAAATGTTAGAAGAACACGAGGAGCTTTTTGAAACGTGGTGGTTCAAAAG GAAGACGAAACATCCAGATCTGCACAAGTGGTTCTGCATTGAGACGATCAAGGTTTGCTGTCCAAAAGGAACGTTTGGACCGGACTGCAATG CTTGCGTCGGAGGCTCTGAGAAACCGTGTCACAGCAATGGCGTCTGTGACGGCGACGGCACTCGTGGTGGAGACGGGAAGTGCAGCTGCAACCACGGTTACAAGGGCGAGTTCTGCCTGGACTGCAGCGACGGATTCTACAGTCAAGAGAAGAACGACAGCTTCGCTCTGTGTTCAG AATGTCATGAGTCATGCATTACCTGCAATGGAGCGACACACCAGGACTGCGATGAGTGTAAGGCGGGGTGGCAGGAGGACGATCAGGAGGCCTGTGTCG ATGTTGACGAGTGCTCCAGAGATACTTCGCCATGCAAGGACGATCAGTTCTGCCTGAACTCTGAGGGGTCGTTCTCCTGCAAAG CTTGTGACAAGGTATGTTCCAGTTGTATTGGACCGGGTCCTGACAAGTGCCAGAATTGTGCAGCTGGGTACCAGAACACAGACGGCACCTGCACAG ATGTCGATGAGTGTTTGCAGTCGGACGTGTGCGCGTTGCCGCACCGGCACTGTGTCAACAGCAGGGGGAGCTATTCGTGCATCTGCTCCAACGGGTACGAGGAGAAAGACGGCGAGTGCGTCGAGGTGGTGCTTCAGG atgaagaggaaaataaagaagaagatgCCACAAATCCACACAAAGAACTTTGA